DNA sequence from the Neomonachus schauinslandi chromosome 16, ASM220157v2, whole genome shotgun sequence genome:
ACCCCGCAGCCCACCGCCAGCACCCCTTTCCCTCGGCCCAAAGCGaggcgcccccccgcccccatccccagAGGCTGGGTTGAGGTGAAAGGGCCAACAGGCAGCTGGGGGCGGGGatccactccctccccaccccccgcccccaaagtCACCAGCTTCCCGGCCTCGCCGGGCCACAGGGCCACAGAAACAAGAGGTGGCACAAAACACAAGGAGGTCCTCCTGTCCGATGACAACGGCCGTAGAGTCAgacaggagaggcagggaggccacaCACCCGCTttgtctcttcccctctctctcttttcctcctcctcttccaaaTCTCTCTCCCttgtgtttgtttggtttgtgTCTAAAGAGTTCACAGAGCAAGAAGGGAGGGCGAGTTCAGGGGGTCGGTGGGCTGGTCACTGCCGCTGGGGCGTTGGGTGCCGGTGAACGCGGAGACCTCCGGGCAGGTGAGGACAAACGAGGAAGTGTACGAAGGGTTAACAACGGGGAAGGGGTCGCCGAGGACTTGAACTTCACTGTGTGTAAAGAGAGAAGCTGTCAGGTTGGGGGATGCGTCTTGGCTGGTCTGGAAGGGCAGGGGCGGTGGCGGCGGGGGCGGTAGCAGCCAGCTGAAACCATCTTCCTTAGTGGGTGCTGACCCCGGCAAATCTCTCACCTCCGCCAGCGGGCCGGGGCCCGGCCCCTCTTCGTAGGGGATCTTGCAGCCCGGTTTGTGGGCCACCAGCACAAACTCCAGACGCTCCTTCTCCTTTTGGAGCTCAGCGATCTCCGACTCCAGCTCTGCCTTTTCTTCCTCCAGCTGATCTGTCTCCTGAGGTCCCGTCgcggaggagagggaagaaggagcgAAAGGCCGTGAGCGACCAGAGAAGGCGGGTCGTGGCTGAAACCATCTCCCTTACACTTGTTGCTGCGGTCCCCGGGGCTGGAAGGCGGCTCGGGACTGAGCGGCGAGACCCCCTGATACCGGGTCCTGATGTGCTGTGGGACTCGGGGCCAGGGTCTTGccttcctgtcccttcccccgccccccgcccccatgtgTTTGGTGGGAACTGAGAAGGGACCAGGGGTACACGGAGGGCTCTGGTTGCCCGAGGCACTCGgaggtttgttgaatgaacgaacaaTCGTTCTGTGTTTTTAACGCCACCTCTtccccgccctgcccctcccccctctgttTCCCAGGGAAGAGACCCGGTGGCGCGGGAAAGGAGGAGATTTCCCCGATTTCCTCTAGCGGCAGCAGGTCACCCTGCAGGCACGGCTCCCAGACCAAGGtaagttgtacaaaatggaaggggGAGTTGGTGGATGCCACCTGCCCGCGGTCTGATGGGTCTGGGTACGCGTggtaagaaactgaggcaggatcAAAGCATTTTGCTTCCCAGACTCTCCAGAATGTCAAAGCTAGAAGGAGCCTGGAAGATTCCAAAAGGGGTTGAAgagatggagacactgaggcaAAAATGGGCTATGGCCTGCCCAAGcccaaaagggagaagaaaggacaggACCTCTGTGAAAGGTCACAAACCGGGCCGGCATGGCCGGGAGTGTGGGAGGGTCTGTGGGTGCGCCTGGGGTTACCCCGTCTGGCCACACCTGTACCTAGTTCCGCGTGCGGAACCTCTGGCTCTGGGCCCAGGACCAGGGCGCAGGtggcgaggggcagagggtgggggagagcccCCCTTCAGTGtaccctcacccctccctccgcGGGGCCCATGCTCACCGCCTGGAGTCGGTCAGTCAGCTCCCGCCGACGGTTCCTACACTTAGCTGCTGCCAATTTGTTGCGTTCCCGGCGAacccttctcttctcctcctcctccggaGTAAGCTGAGCAGGGAAGACAGAGACCATGAGGTTTGGGGACACGGTGCACCACCTCCACCCATCCCAAACCTCCTCTTCTTCCAGAACCCCCGGGGGCCACAAGAGGACCCTCTGGTCCTCCCTGACTGTGGCAAGGATGCTAGGGTTTCTGTAGCACTAGGCCTCGGtggcccctcacccccactggtGAGCAAGTTCCTGGCCCTCTTGCTTCCTACCCCCAGGCCAAGTTGTGATGCCCCTTACTCACCGTCTCCTCTCGGGGTCTCCGAGGCCGGGCTCGGGCCGGGCGGGCAGGCCCAGGTCCACTGGTGGTTCCGCTGGTAGAAGGCCCACCACTGCCACCAGCTCTGCCACCGCTGTAGCCGCTCAGGCCCGGCGTGGAGTAACTGGTCCCTGGCATGTCGTAGGGGTCGACGGCCGGGGGCTGGGAGGCCAGTGGTTGCCCCTGGGACTGGGCCATGGAAGAGATGAGGGTGGGTTGCACGAGCCACTGGAGGTCCTGGCTGGTTGTGATCGCGGTGACCGTGGGCACGAAGGAACCGGGCATTTCCCCGAGACCGGCGCACTCCTACGGGgtgacacatacacacacaggcgTAGACACACAAACAGAGAcaccgacacacacacacccaacacacatacacacaccgaCCCCGTGAGTGAGCACAGGGCGAGcgggtgtggatgtgtgtgtcACAGGCAAGAAGCCACAACACCCACCCTTCCACTACACCGTGACGCAGTGGTTAATGAGAGGATTTCTGCTCAACTGGCTTctacctcctccttcttcttcggGGAAAGGTTGCACGGTTCCAGCGGGTGGTGAATCACACCCCGGGTTGGTGACTCttaggtgggggagtggggaggaggctggACACAGCCGGGTGACAGAACCCCCGGGAAGGAGtcacagccacacacacagccaaaacaccccacccccaccccagaggcaaggggagggagagggagaggccttAGGCCAAGCCTTCCtctacactcacacacatacacacaacccTCGGAGCCGGGAGTATCAGCGACTGTAAGGTCCATGAGACCTCTGTGCAGGGGCGGGGGGGTCTTAGTTCAAAGGGTGTTGGGGGACAGCCCTAGGAGTTTTGAACAACGTTTCAAGTAATTGTCTCTCTACAGAGTGAGGCTGACAAGGGACAGGTTACGGTGGACGACCAGGTAGAGAAAAGTGACGATCCGGGCTCCCTCAGACTGCCACGGAGGGAGAAATGGTGTAGGTCCCGAGCCCCCGTGCCCAAGCGGCGCTcatctacccccacccccaaatggaATCCTAGGACTGCTCGAAAGGCTTAACTACTCTCCCAGGGGGCGTGGTGAGGGATGGGCTGGCTCGCTGACCAATCAGAGTCCTGGAAACCCAGAGGGGGCGGGGCTCCTGGAGACCACCTGGCTGGTTCCCCTAGGCTTAGCGGTTCTAGTCCTGTCTTCGGACACAGCGGAGGGATCCGGCGTCCGGAGCAGGGGGACCGGGACTGCGGCTGCGTGTGCCCGAAGAAGAGGGTGACGGCCACCCATGTCTCCCAAAGAAACCCCGGCCCACAGACACCCTCGGCCCCTGAGATCGGAGGGTCCTGATCCCCGCAAGGTCCTCGCGAACCCATTGGATCGCAGAGGGTCGCTCCTGTCGCCACAGGAATCCCCTCGCTCTGCCTTTAGAGGCCCGTAAAAGAGACCCCAGCGCCAAGGAACCACGAGTTCCGGGGAcggagaggggggaagggaacTGCACCCTACAAATAGGAAGGGAAAGTTGATTGGTCATAGCCCGCGCCGCGGCGGCCAATCGGAACGCCGGGCTGCCCCCTCCCTTAGCAACGTGGCCCCGGCGTTCCAAAATAGAACGCTCCGGGACGTCAGGGGCGGGGCGGACGAAGGGGGCGCCGCGCGCCGTGCGTGCCCCGCGTCAGACGGAGGATTCCAGCGCGTCAGCCGTTACGCACGGGTCCCCCGTTACGTCTCCGCGCAGGAGGCGGAGGCAGAGCTTCCAAGCAAGGGTTCGAGGCCAGCTTGCCGGCTGGATCGAGGGCAACCCGATGCCGGAGTAGGCGCTCcgatggagaaggaaaagggaggaggCTACTGGAAGCTTCCCCGGGATTTCCCCCACCTGCCTAACTGCGCTAGCTTCAGGTTGGGGATCTGAGTCGGGAGCAGTCCCGGAGCAAGCTAGAAGTTCTCAGCCCTGCTACCGCATACACGTTGCACCGAACGGagcattctccccacccccaaagcttACCCCTCTGCGTTCCCTCCCTGCGATCCGTGCACACCACCAATTGCAAACACGTCCCGACTCTGCAGTTTGCCAAGTGCGCGGTGAGCCTATTCCCTCTCAGATCCTGAGTTTTGGTGCGTGTTTGTTTGGGGTGGAGGGATTGCTCGCTCCATCCCtgacttaaaaaaagataaaacccaTAAAGCAGCATCCCAACCCTCTAGGTCTTACCTGGGAGGCGGCGGCAGTGGGTGGACTGCCGAAGGAGTCCACCGAAGACAGATACTGAGACTCGGCGGAGGGTGAGGAGCTGCACCGGGAGCCGGAGTCGTAGTCTCCGGGGAAAGCTTGAAACATTTCCCTGGGCACAGGGGGGCCCCTGTGACCACGCTGAGGTCGCCGGGAAGCCAAGGCTATGGCCGGGTGGAAAAGAAGGTGCGAGTCCGGGGTGAGCCGAGCGCGTCCCCAAAGCGCGCTGTCCGAGGAAACTCGGGATGGGGGCAGCGTCCCGCTCCAACAATGGCAAAGTTTCTGTGCAATTCCTCTGCGGTGCCCAGGCCCCCACAAGATGCCGCTGTGCCTCCTGAAAGTCCAGGCTCCGTAGGACCCAGGGGCGTGGGGGGATCGCTCCCCCAGAGGCGGAAAGCGCTGTCTTGCTGTACAGAATCGGCTTCGGGTGCGGTCTCCTCCACGCGTCCAGCGGGTCccaaggggggaggggagtaataaagaagacaaaaagagtAAGTCGCTCCtccaaaagaaaatgtagaattatTTAGAAGAATCCTCCCCAAAACTTTCTCGccggaaaaaaaataataaactgcaCTTCACAGCCCCCAAGAAGAACCACAACAGTCAAATCCCCAAGTTCGAGCTCCGCCTGTCCCTGCCGAGGCCGTAGCTCTCAGTCTTATGAATGAACCCCAAAGCCGCCAGCCTGTATTTATATGCCCGGGACCCGCCTCCCTGCTTACGTCACCCTACCCAAGCTCCACAAACTTCCTAAAATCTCCGGCCCTGCTGAACTCAGCGCCGCGCCGTCCGGCAAGAGGTCTGCCCTAACCTCGTTCTGTCCACCTGCATCACCCTCGCGGCCCTGGGGGTCGTGGGGGCTGCGTTCCAGAGCCCTAGGCGGGAGGGGATCCCGGCCCCGCCTCCCAAGAGTTCCTGTGACGCAATTAGCCATATAAGGAGCTCGGCCGGCGCGGCAGAGTGTTTGTTTGGTATCCTAGCAATTACGTCAGAGGGAATccctcgctcgctcgctcgcgcGCTCACCCCGCGCGCTTGCGGAACCCGCCCGCGCCTGCGCAGTGCCGCGCCGCCCCGGGGGCTGGTATTAATAGGCTCTGAAACTAGCCTGGGGAAGACCCGGGTAAGTGGGTGCTTCGCACCTCGGGCAGCCCCTCCCAGTTCTCCCGGTGGAGCGGCGCCCTCACTCAAGAGGAAGGTCAGATCCCCAGAAAGAGACCCTGGCTAGTGTGGTGTAGTCACGTAGGCGGGGAAACTGAGTCCCGAGCGGAGTGGGAGGGGCTGTGAAGCTCCAGGTGaaagtggaggtgggggtggagtcCCGACGCTCCTGGCAGCTTCGGCCCTGATGGCCCTGACTCGGGGAAATATtgtccctctctgagcttcagcttcagttttcccatctggacAAAAGATGTGTGTCTTGGACCCCGCTGGCCCCGCAGTCCGGTGTTTGGGAGGTATGCGGGTTTGGAGAGGACGAAATTTAGGATGAAGCGTCCCTGCTGCTGGTGTTGGCAACATCTCCTTCCCGCTACGTAATCCTACCTTTAGAcagaaagaatgtgtgtgtgaagaagaattgataataataatagatgcCGTGTATTTAACTATGACCAAATACCAGCTCCTGTAGTAAGCCTTTCACCACGAGATTTTTAATCCCTAAGCCAGCGTTTGAAGGTGAAGGGAGGAAAATCTTCACTttataaaagagggaaaaaatactcgaggaggttaagtgacttgcccaggatccCATGGCAAGAAATTCAAACCCAGAATGTTAAACCCCAGAGCTCCTATTCTCTTCCTGATTTCTGAGAACTGCCTGGTTCAGTGAAACTCCCTGAAAAACCTGGGGTTTGGGATTATTTGAATGGTAACGGTGATATTCTGGGGAAGCTTCTAAGCCTTGCGAACCTATCTGTCTGCTCACAGTGTATATATTGTTGTGACCCAGGCTCAGAGGGGTAGAGCTGCTTACCTGAGGCCTCCCAGTTAGGAAACGGGGTTCAGAGTTTAATTTGGGTATTTGGGATGCCACAGCCCCCAACTCTTAAGCACCCACTGGGAAGGGTCCCACCTGCTGCTTCACAAATCTCAGAGATCCGGTACTTCCCTCCCAGCGCAGAGCCTAACCCAGCACTGGGCATGGAGGGAAAAGCGCTTTGAGATTGTcgaagcccagagagggggagTCActggctcagggtcacacagcaggtcTGAGGCAGAGCAGAAGGGGGTGAGCGGACCCTGATTCCCAGCAGAATCTTGCTTCCCTGCTTCGAtcgtggggaggggggagggagatgtGGAAGGGACACAGGGGGCAAGacggggagtggggggaggtcGAGGTTTCCAGACAGAagcccagcctccagcctgcCCTCCACCTCTTTCCCCCACGCCCCCTCTGTCTGCTAGCAGTCTGGGGGACAAGGACTAGGAGATGACACAGCAACCACCAGCAGGCAGTGACTCGGCCCCGGCAGCAGACAGGGAGTGACCCCACGTTCCCTGTCCTGTCCAAGCCCCTCATCTCTCCCGCAGAATAAAGGAGACACAGGGAGGCACCCTGGCTGCCCAGAAGTCTTCACACCCCAACACAGGTGGCCCATGCGTCCACATGGCCACTGGCACGTACTCACAGGGTCATGCGGGCATTCAGATATTCACCCCCAACCGGCAACACACATGGCCCCACACGTCGAAACACACTGTCATGTGGGTCCCCAGCACACATGACCCGCACACCTTCGCTGTGGATGCACACGGACGCTCTTCACACAATCATAAGGGCTAATTCTTCCTGAGCCCTCatattcatttccttccttctcacaaCACTCCTATGGGGTAGGAACCCTCATTCAACCTGcaaggaaatggaggcccagagaggtgaagtcactttCCTAGAGTCACACAGCCCAAGAGCAGCAAAGCTGGGATAAGAATGCAGCACGTTGGCTTCAGAGCCCGTgcttctactttattttatttatttatttatttttcagatttttatttatttttttttaaagatttttactgatttatttgagagagagagaatgagagagagcacatgagaggggttagggtcagagactccccaccgagcagggagcccgatgcgggactcgatcccgggactccaggatcatgacctgaaccgaaggcagtcgcttaaccaactgagccacccaggtgccccagatttttatttttaagtactctctgcacccagagtggggctcaaacttacaaccccgagatcaagagtcacatgctccaccttCTGAGCTGGCCATGCACCCGGAGTCTGtgcttttaattattaaatgagtTATGTAAGTCAATATGTTCACATGCAGATGGTCACGCTCATGCAGACACCGGGCATTTAGGCCCTTGACGCGGACCCACAATCTAGGTGGCCTGGGCTTACATTCTGGTCCCACCACTTAGTCGTTGGGTGACCTTGAGTTAGTGATGTCTGGAGCTTCCGTTTCCTCACCTGGGAAAGGAGGATAGGAATCGTGCCCAGCTCATGGGGCTGGTGGGGGATTATGTGAAGTGAATATCAGGAAAGCTTCTGGaacatgcctggcacattgtagggatttgttttgttattaaaacAGAGCCACCCTGACCTTTGCAGATATAGACCCTCCCAGAGATGTCCAGCCAGAAGCAGAGATACACAGGGTCACATTATAACTCTCTTGAGCCATGgatacttttgttttcattgccttCTTCCTCCATAAAGACgtctttgaaattatattttatggggcgcttgggtggctcagtcgactgggggggtctgactcttgatttcacctcagctcatgatctcagggtcatgagatcaagtcctgcatcgggggcCCTGCactcggcagcgagtctgcttgagattccctctctccctctccctctgcccctccctccctctctctctatcaaagaaataaataaatcttttagaaaaataataaaataggattaTTACAGCTACATTGGTATAAAGGCAGATAATACTATatattagaacattttcttttacctAGAAGttcaggggtttttttcttctgatcttAGGGACCCTAAGATTATCATAGGCCTTAGTACTGCGCCCTCTGTGCCTAAGGGAAAAGTTGGACCTggtgaccacacacacacacacacacacacacagagtctcactcaaacacacacacaaatatgcacaCCTTGCCCACAGAGCATGGGGTGGGCAAGGCAAGTCTTTCTTCATGGGGCTTAACCCCAGGGagcttccaggaggaggaggactggAATGTGGGGGAGAGGGCAAGACCTCCCACATTCTGGCTCCACAGGGCTTGGCTCtgcatggggagggggcagggggagccctCAGCCTTCTGCCCCcacaggtgggggctggggtgacAGTACCAGCTCCCCCTTGCTCAGAGCAGCCTGTAAACAGCCCTGGGGCCAACTCTGCCAAAGGCGGGCCCCAGCAcatccttccatctttccttggGCAAAACTCATGCtaccctgtgcctcagtttccccatccacaGAGCAAGAAGGCTGGATGACAGTGGGCGCCGAGAGTCCTTTCAGGCTCTGAAATTTAATagtgaaaaggaggaggaggaggagagcaaaTGCTCAGTAGGCTGTGCTTGGTGTTTTCACGAATGTAACCCCAGTTAATCCTCACAGCGCGCCAGCCGCATAAGGAGGTTGTGTTTTTATCCACATTGTACAGATAAGAAACTAAAGGAGGTTGAGCCTTCTTAGTTGTTTGTGTGATCTTGAATCAGCTGGGGAATCTGGTTACAGCAGAGATCTGGTGGAGCCTTTGGTATTTCCAGCACGCCCCTGGGTGATGCTGGGGCTTCAGCCGCAAGAGAAAGGTCTGTGGGTGTTTCTGCGGCatggagtggggtgagggggggTGTGTGCCCCGCTGTTGTGACTGTCACCTCTGTGACTGTAGGGCCAGGCCGGTTAGTGACTTGTAGGCTCCTTGGTACCCAGCATGGAATAGTGTTACTGGCTAGCTGggccagctccccactgagccgtcCTGGAGGCCTCCTGGAGGTGGTGTCTGTGGCATTTCAGGGAAGCCAGGTGGTCTGGACTGGGGACTCCTAGCTTGACTTTCCCAATACACTTGCTTTTGGATTTCAAACTCCCCATTCACTGTGGCCCACAAGGTCCGGCATAACCTGGCCTGTGCCAACTCTCCATGTTTTAGACGCCGCGGTCTCCCTCCCCATCTTCAGGTCTTTGCATGtactctgccctctgcctggagcactctCCCTGTTGCTGCCTTAGCCTATAatctcctcttccaggaagccctccctggggaagcccctctcccagctctgcctctgggTTTATCACCCTCTGGGGACTGGGGCTCTTTCCCCCACTGGGCTGTACTGTTATtgaggcctgggctggggctgtCCTGGTCACTGCCATGTccccagcacagtgccaggccctctgtaggccctcaataaatatttgtggactaAATGAATCTTCACCATTCACTCATTGGTGCATTCAAACTCTAACAGATTGTCTCAGACAGAAACATATCTGGGCCCCTCTGTTCCTTTGCCATCATGCGGTTGGAAGGGGGATGATGTTCTAGACCCGTTGACAGGTGGGGAGGCTGCATGTGGGTGTCGGGGCGTGGTAACTGGTGTCGATGAACAGTCGGCCTCCTTGTCCTTCCTGCCTGTGTCCAAAGGGGAACTGAGCTGAGCTGGTGACCTTGGGTCTTTCCAGgggtgggttggggtggggtagggtAGACACATTTTTCAGGGGTGCGAAGAAGGAGGCTTGGTTTACAGAATCCAAACCGTggagacagaaagacacacatacacacctttCACTTTTGTCTGCATGGATACACAGAAGTCAAtgcacaatcacacacacacggAGCTAAACACACATTGCTGTGTGGACACATCACAGAGGTGCGCATACACCC
Encoded proteins:
- the FOSB gene encoding protein fosB isoform X2; amino-acid sequence: MFQAFPGDYDSGSRCSSSPSAESQYLSSVDSFGSPPTAAASQECAGLGEMPGSFVPTVTAITTSQDLQWLVQPTLISSMAQSQGQPLASQPPAVDPYDMPGTSYSTPGLSGYSGGRAGGSGGPSTSGTTSGPGPARPARARPRRPREETETDQLEEEKAELESEIAELQKEKERLEFVLVAHKPGCKIPYEEGPGPGPLAEVRDLPGSAPTKEDGFSWLLPPPPPPPLPFQTSQDASPNLTASLFTHSEVQVLGDPFPVVNPSYTSSFVLTCPEVSAFTGTQRPSGSDQPTDPLNSPSLLAL
- the FOSB gene encoding protein fosB isoform X1, with product MFQAFPGDYDSGSRCSSSPSAESQYLSSVDSFGSPPTAAASQECAGLGEMPGSFVPTVTAITTSQDLQWLVQPTLISSMAQSQGQPLASQPPAVDPYDMPGTSYSTPGLSGYSGGRAGGSGGPSTSGTTSGPGPARPARARPRRPREETLTPEEEEKRRVRRERNKLAAAKCRNRRRELTDRLQAETDQLEEEKAELESEIAELQKEKERLEFVLVAHKPGCKIPYEEGPGPGPLAEVRDLPGSAPTKEDGFSWLLPPPPPPPLPFQTSQDASPNLTASLFTHSEVQVLGDPFPVVNPSYTSSFVLTCPEVSAFTGTQRPSGSDQPTDPLNSPSLLAL